The stretch of DNA AAATCCCAAGTCTGTTTCCTGTTCCTTGGGTGGAGAAGGATTTGGGCCTCTTCTCCtgctgaggcacagagcagcGTGATGAGGATAGTTCGGTGATTTCTAGAGGCTTTTGAGGCCAAGTTGGGGAACCTGGGAAAACACAAGGCCACAGTGTTTTCCTGCTTCCGTGACCTTTAGCCAGTGATCCCTGAGCCTGGTTTTGCTGGGAACCAGGCAGGTGTCCAAGTTCAGTTCCCAAGTAAGTGGGCGTGGATTCTAGATTACATCTGGAGGGAGTGCTGCCCACCCGGACTCCTGCGCCGGCTCCTGTGCGGTGACctagatcagtgattctcaagCTATCAGAGGTGAAAGACCAGTTTTTTTAAGTATCAATTTCCAACCTGtcatacaaatgaaatattagaaaaatgaaattaaaaatacatacaaaatccAAAGTCAGACTTCTGTTGTCAGATTTCTTCTGTCCAGTTGCGTTAAATGTTTCCAGAGGCTAATTCAGTTCCTGACTTGAAGTTTGCCCGCAGCAAAGAGCTCAGGGCCCCTCCTTCAGCCCGGGGACTGCATGTTGGGCAGTGGGGCGCCGAGGACTGGCCTGCCTAGCTCCACGTTAGGACAGTTCCCAAGGAGAAGAGGAAGCTCCCTGGCTGAGAGGCACCTCCCTTCCCGCAcacctctctctgcccacctccaccccccctcccaaccccccagTTCCCCTACTCACCCCCCCAgctcccctaccccacccccccagctccgCTCATCTTGAACTGCTATCTGAGCCCACTGATAACAGGAACAGCTTGGCCGGCCCTCCTACCCTAGTTCCCGTAGGCAGGTGAACATTTTCCTGCATGCTTGCAGCCGGAGAAATGAAAGGTCACAGCAGGTTGTAATCATTATCCAGGCTCCCCTACCTGAATCCGGCTTCTGGCATATCCTGGCTTGATTAGCCAAGCGGCCAACTGCAAGGCGGGCGGGCCGGCTGTCCCGGGCAGGCTGGGAAGTCACCACTGACCCTGTGTTGCAGTTCTCCAAGGACAGGCACGTCATGGACAGGACCCCTGAGAGGCTGAagaaggagctggaggaggagctgctGCTGAGCGGCGAGGACCTGCGTAGCCACGCCTGGTACCACGGACGCATCCCCCGCCAGGTACCTGCTCTTCCTGCCGGCGCGCCCGGCAGTTCTGACACCACCACGCTGAGGACCCCGCACGGTCACCCACCAGCGCCACGTCAGAGCAAGCCCCAGTGTAGCTAGAAGCAGATATATATAATCAAGTGGACTGCAGTCACTTAGGCCCATCCATCTCCAAGGAGACCTTGGGAAGAACTGAGGTCAGGAACCCAAAGTACATTTCCACGTGCCCAGGAAGTGGGTGGAGGAAAGGCAGGTGTCCCTGTGGTCTGCAGAGCCCGAGCGGGCAGGAGGCAATAATCTGAAGAGGTACGAGGCTGGCCTGTGGTTCAGATAATTGAACTCCTGGCCGGCTGCCTGCAGCCTCATACCCtttggagcttgcttctcttttAAGACAGTAATTTAATTTCAGGTGAAGAGAGGGTATCATCAGGGCAAGTGGCACAGAGTAGCAAGGCCACCAGTGCCCTCATGAGGCCAGCGACTCTtcactctccatccctcccccgcCCGGGTCCCTGTCAGGAGCCAGGAACTAGAGGAATTATACCAGCGACCACAGCCCCATTTCTCATACTCTGTGTGATTGTCCTTCGGGGTGATCGCcgtgaatgtttttttttatttcaaagtatagAAATTGAGAAATAGAAGTGCAGGATTAAGGTATAGTATTGCTCTTGGGTTTTTATCATAACCTGATCTAGCCAGTCATTCACCCAGGACAACACTGACAGGAAAGGGGTTTGGGGGCGGAGGGCATCGCattgtgatcatttttttttaatgtagcaggTTCCTCAGCACTATCAAAGAAGTAAACCTTattctaacttttcttttttatagtttaaaactGATTGTAGAATATACAGagagtaaaatgaagaaaatgaaactctCACCCATAATTCTCCCTCCTGGAGATAGCCACTGTGAACATTTTGATATAAATCCTCCTCCCAGGCTTTTCAAGTATGAGATCATACCACATATACTTTTGCAGCCCATTGTCTTCCTTTGATGATCTATTCTGGGCATTCTCTTCTGCTGTAAAATAGTCTTCTGCACCATCCTGTGTTTTATGTGTGTCCGTTGTGTGCATGTCCCACTTTTGGTGGGCACCCTCACCATCAACCTTTAAGATAAGTACTATGTTTACAACTATGATTGTTTCctcaggctcaatcccaagaaatggaatttctgcatgaaaacatattttcaaggCAAAGATACAATTTCTAAGTAACCATCGAGGCACACTGTCCTAAGCAAACTGATCCAGTGTTGGAACATCCCGGGGAAAATGTCAAAGTTTATAAAACTGGTGACTCTCATCACCATCCTTCTCTTTATTGTGATTGTAAACTTTGTTTCCCACTTGGCAGTGAGCATAAATTTTCAGCCACATATCATTTCAGGTTGTGTGGCTGCCCACTGCAACCGTAGTAATGGTAGTTACAGCTAACGCTTTACTCCTTTACATCTTTATAGCTACTGTGTGGGTgacattatctccattttacaagtgaTGTAACTGAGCCACGAAGGGTTTACATAACTTGTCCAAAGCCACGCAGTAGAGCCAGAAtgcaaacccaggcagtctggctacAGGAATGACCACCTGCAACGCAGTATAGATTCTCCTTTTGCTATAAACATCAGCATCTTCACAGTTAACAatttttgagcacctaccttGTTCCAGGCACTGCACTAGTGCTTTGCATACATCACGTATGCAAATGTATAATCCTCCAGTGAGAGGAGACACTGACCTGACTGTTACAGGCCCTCCAGCGAGTGGCATGCCCAGAACCACTGCAGGTTTCGGATTGCACAGTGCCGGACCTCCACCTGTGTGTGGACCCCTCCCCCCATCCAACAAAACTCTATCCTCccctgttgggggtggggaggggtcagaCTCCTTGGACAtgaattctcttctttctcttattttctgtcaCCTTACTTGCTTCAGTCTGcataaatgtcaccttctcatgACACCCTCCTGGCCACCCTGTTTCAAAGAATagcccctgtcccctcccaggcACTTCTTATCTCCCCTTCCCGATTGACTTTTTCCTTAACTTGACAACATCTGACATACCATACCTGGCGCTTACTTATCTTCAGAAGTAGCAGCTCTGCACTAAATGCAGAAGCTCCGTGTGACCGTGGAGACCCTGGTCTGCTTCCCTCATGGCTCTGAGCCCGGCGCCCACCACAGCAcccggcacatagtaggtggGCGGCAGATGGTTCTTAAGTGCATGAATGGGTCTTCTAAGAatttgacatttgaaaaaataaagagccgACTGAAGAGGAAGGGACCTAATAGCGTTGTCTCCTGTGGGCCCAAGTGGAGAGCGGTGCGGCACTTGCAAGGAATGTACACGCTTGCCTTGCCGACTCCTCACCATTTTGTCCCAAAGGTATCAGAAAACCTCGTGCAGCGAGATGGCGACTTCCTGGTTCGTGACTCTCTGTCCAGCCCCGGAAACTTTGTCCTGACCTGTCAGTGGAAGAACCTCGCTCAGCACTTCAAGATCCACCGGACGGTGCTGCGGCTCAGCGAGGCCTACAGCCGAGTGCAGTACCAGTTTGAGACCGAGAGCTTCGACTCCATCCCCGGCCTGGTGCGCTGCTACGTGGGCAACCGGCGGCCCATCTCCCAGCAGAGCGGAGCCATCATCTTCCAGCCCATCAACAGGACGGTGCCCCTGCGGTGCCTGGAGGAGCGCTACGGCGCCTCCCCGGGTCGCAGGCCCGACGTGGGCAAGAGGCTGAGCCTCACCATGGGCGGTGTCCAGGCCCGGGAGCAGAGCTCGCCTAAGGGGAACCTCCTCAGGTGGGTCAGGGCCtcgtggggtggggttgggggcgCCATCTGGACCTGCCCCGGCTCTGTTAGGCAGGTGAGGAGCTCACCCCGGGAAACCGAGGAACAGGAAAAGATGTCACTAAGAACGCCAGGTGTTACTGGAATAGCTGTCGTGAGGCAGGGCGTGATTAGTTCCCCGGTGAGTCGCTGCCAAGATGAAATGAGGCCGGTgcggaggaagggaggagggttgGATGGGAGAGATTCGTGAAGAAAGGAGGCTCCCGGCTGGTCTGAAGACTAGGGGAAATCTGGATAGACGCTGCAAAGGGGTGGGTGTTCCAGGTGGGGGCTCGGTGTGCGCATGCATGAAGCTATAGGCAAGGACCAGAGTTGCTTGGAGCGGGTAGGTGGGTGGGACTCAAGCAATGGGCCCACGTTAGGGGCTGGTAGGGGCAGGCTCAGGGAGGTGACCCCAGTCACATCATTGGAGGCCCTGAAGCCGGGCTGAAAGGTTTGGGGGAGCATCAAAGACTTGACGTGGTGAATGTCCCAGGAACAGACCAGGGTGGCagtgtgctggaggggcagggagagggcttGGAGCGAGAAGACCAGTCAGTGAGTCACGGAGGGTCAGGCTGTGCAGGGGCGGTAGAGGGAGAGCCCGGGACCTTGGCTTCTGAGACTCTTGTACGTGTGGGGAGGGTTAGAACAGGGCATGTCGGAGACCACAGGAGGGCCCAGAGGGCCAGAGGAAAAACCAGTTGCTGCATCTGCAAGATGATCGTAGGCTTATGTCTGAGTGACTGTGTCCAGCAACAGTCTAGGGGCTTGGGAGGGGAGCTGAGCCTAAGGGTTGGATTAGGGCTTAGTACGCACGGAAAGGGTGGTTGACTCAGTGAGAAAAGATGAGATTCCTCAGATGAGAGACATTGAGAGCCTGGGGGCTCTGACCTGAACCCTGGGGACTGGGAAGAGAAGATTCCAGATAACTGGATGCCCCGCTGAGGCACCCTGTCCTCAACTACCAGTGGCAGGTGCTGTCTTCACATAGGACCTCTCTCTCATGGAGCTGGGTGCTCGTGCCTGCTATCTGACCGttccagagaaagagagcagggaaaAGGTGGGCCTAGTAGGGTGAAGACTGGCTCCAGCCCCTTGGTGACACAGTCCCCCTTCTCTGGCTCCCTGGCATCTCAACTTATACCCTTAAACCAACATATCTTATTCCACTCACTGGTTTTCTTTCTGGACAGGGGGAAATGTCATAGACTGTAATTGGTGGACTGCAAAAACTCACAAGCAAAACGCAGGCCTCTGAGTAATGCGGACTGGGCCATGTGCTGCTGCCAAGCACCGGTACATGTTGGTCAGCGTCTGGCCATgggccctgcctgcctggcccCACATGCTGGTCCACCACCAATCAAGCTTTTGACCTTCTCTGGGTCTCACTTTCCCCCCAACTGGAATGATGGGgtttgtgagggttaaatgatcgaagagggatccctgggtggcacagcggtttagcgcctgcctttggcccagggcgcgatcctggagacccgggatcgaatcccacgtcgggctcccggtgcatggagcctgcttctccctctgcccacgtctctgcttctctctctctcactgtgtgcctatcataataaataaaatttaaaataaataaataaataaatgatcgaAGACttgcaaagtgcttagaacagtgccagaGGTCTACGTGGGTATGAATAATCATGATAAATAGTATTTTCTGGAGGGCAGTAGAATGTAGGACTCcatggcagggagggaggccagaACTGATATACAGCAATTCTCCTTTTCTCAGTAATAAGAATGGACTTGAGATCCCTTAACGATCTCAAAGGGGtactttttcctctgtttcttttgtgAGTGTGAGGAGCAGCTGCCCAACTGAGAACAGGAAGGTAATGTCACGAACAGAGCCAGGGGGTATCGGGTCACGCACAGAACCTTGCGCAGGGCAGTGCTGGCGGGGAAGGcctgcctcctgctctgcccTCAGTGACCGGATGTaagatagaaatgtattttttaaggtaAGAAATGAAAGACTGAGAAAGTCTCTCTGTCCTGAGGCAGGTCTAACAGAGCCACTTCGCCCAGTGCCCAGTGAAGGCACTTTTCTAAGCCCTGCCACCTTGGGGCGCAGCACAGCGGCCTGTCTAACCGTGGGCTCCCAGGGGAGTGCCTCCCgccactgccctgccctgccctgcctgccctgacGTCAGGGCCGCCGGTTGGCCGGCCGCGGGCGGGGTGCGCCCCCAGCCACCCTGCTTGGCCCAGGCGGGTGTTCTGGGCCAGTGGGCTGGCTGCTCTGAAGATCTCTGCATAAATACCACTGGGCTGAGGCCGTGGCCTTGTGGAATTTGCCCTCTGCCCCGCCTTATCTCTGGGGGTTGCTGGAATTTCTCTGTTGCTTGGAGTTCgggggttattattattattattttttggtttgtttgctctTCCCTTTGGTGCTTGCAAAGGTAGGAAAGAACTTTGTGATCTCTGCAGCCGAAGCCTGTGGGAGGGCGGATGAAAGTTCATTATAACTTGAGCGGCGCCGTGCAATGGCTTCTAGCAGAGGAGAGTGGTTTGCAGGTGCTAGAGAGGCTCCCCGTGTGCGCGGGAGGAAGCCGAGGGGTGCTAGCCGCCGAGGGGTGCTAGCCGCCGAGGGGTGCTGGCCCAGGGGTGCTGGCCGACGGTGTGGGACGGTGTGGGATGGTGTGGGAAGCGGCAGTCTCCGCTTCCCTGCGCGGCTGTGCCCTGGAAAGCTCTTGAGGAAGGCTCGACCCTTCCCCGGTGCGGCAGGAGCCGCCCGGTCCTTCCAGGAGGATGCCAGTGACAGCCTCCCAGGTGACCCTGTGGGCTATTTGGGGGGACATGGAGACTTGGGCCGAAGCACTGGCTGCCCCACATTTTCCTCCCTGACAGCATGAGGCATGGTGGAAAATGCATTTTAGTTAAACAAgtcatcccccccacccctccccggtGCCCCGGGTCTGTAAGTAATTTTAAGCTCTGCTAAAAGTACACATTCCAGCTCATCAGATTTTCCTGAGAGTATCATGAAATCTTTGCTCTGCTCTGCTCAACCGGATGGAAGGGCTCAGAGGAGGCAGCCTGGGACCTGACTGGGTTGGTCCTGGGGACGTGGGGATGGGGCCCCAGGCGCCATCCTGGGTTAACCGCCCCAGGCAGTAATTTCCTCCTGGGACAGACATTCCTTTACTGTGGGGATGTGCCCTTCCACTCGTACTGCTCCCTGCTAAGCAGTCTTTCTTCTTAGAGACTTTCCGTGATGCTGCCTAAAGGTTTTACGATTTAATGACACGTTTCTGCTCCACTTATCTTTCgcttcagaaataaagagaagagcgGTAGCCAGCCGGCCTGCCTGGATCAcatgcaggacagaagagccttATCCCTCAAAGCGCACCAGTCGGAAAGTTACCTGCCACTTGGTAGGTCTTGGGGAATTTCCTGGGAGGAGGGTGACCGTGTGAGCCTGATTTCCTTCAGGCTGTTTCCCTGCTCGGTCTGGTCCCCCCATGTAGGGACGACACAAGGCTCTGTGCCTGTAGGCTGGAGGGTAAGGGATTGTAGGACTACATCCGGATGTGGGTCAGCGAGCCAGACACTGTGTGTGATAGCCTTTAGGCTTCATAACAAACCTTCAGAGCAGGAATGATTATCCTCTTCTTCTTgttgaggaaatggaggcacagaggtTAAATAAATCATCCAGAGGgacatggctcagtggttgagcctttggctcagggcgtgatcctggggtccttggatccagttccacatcgggctccttgcctggagcctgcttctccctctgcatctgtctctctgcctctctgtgtctaacTAACTAACTCATCCAGAGTGACCTGTCTGGCCCTCGGTTAAGCCAGCATGAACCCAGGTTCTGTGACCCATGCTCAACCACCAACTGGTAGCCTTCATGACAGAGGAGCCCTCTCCGTGCCCTccctgggcagagggggctgggTCACTGCCGGGGTTCCTGGGGGCACAGCTGCCCAGACagacccctcctcctctccattctCCTTTTACAGCCAGAGGAGCGAGGAGCTGTGGGCTGTGGGCAAACCTTGTAAGCAACTGGATTAGTGAGCCATCGGTGGTGGTTCCTTATTTTTATAACCAACCTCCCTTGGGACCACAGGCTGATTTTCCTAATGCCCCTTGGTGGGTCACTTCTATGTAGGTTAGCTTGGGATCTTGTCCCCCGCTTCCTGGGATGTCTCCAGCTCTCCCTCAAGGCTGGCTGGATCCACCCTGGCTGTGACAGTGACTCAGGCCCTTATGCTATGTGACCAAAGGCTTCTGATCTTAGGGCAAGACTAGATTACTCACTACCTTCAGGGCTCCAcgtattttccttttctgactgTACTAACCCTCTCTGACCATAAAATGACACTGCAGCCCAGCTGTTGCTCATCATTGGGACTTAGGATCCCCCCAGAAGTGGGGTGCGGCCGGCCAGCCATCCAGCCCCTGAAATGCTCTAGATTGGGTGTGGGGCGGTCATACTGAGTTATCTTTGGGAAGTAAAAACTGAAACCCAAGGGCATGAATTGAGGCCTGGGGAGTTGTCACTCCAGTTTTGCTTTGTGTTCTCTGCACAGCTGAGGTTTCCCTGACCCTCTCTTATTCTCCACAGGCTGTAAATTGTCCTCTCGCTCCCCGAGTGTGGACACAAGCCCTCGCCCAAACTCACCCGTTTTCAGGACGGGCAGCGAGCCCACTCTGAGTCCGGCATTGGTTCGGAGGGTTTCTTCAGATGCTAGGGCAGGGGAGGCCTTGAGGGGCTCAGACAGCCAGCTTTGCCCCAAGCCACCCCCCAAGCCCTGCAAGGCTCCCCTCCTGCAGCCTCCCCCGTCTCCATCCACCTGGCTCAACTCAGAGGCCAACTACTGTGAACTGAACCCAGCCTTCGCTATAGGTGGTGACAGGGGAGCGAGGCCACCCCTCTGTGCCCACGACAGCTACGTGGAGCTGCTAACAGCCAAGCAGAACGGGGTGCCAGGGCCCCGGCACTCTGGCACCAACTACTTGATCCTTGACGATGacggggcagggcctggggaggcgCCAGCCATGCAGATGGaccaggggcagcaggaggatGAGGGCGAGTTTGTGCTGCCCCGTCTGGAGACGGCCTCCTCATTCAGGCCCAATGACTTTGAGTCGAAGCTCCTTCCTGCTGAGAACAAGCCTCTGGAAATGGCGATGCTGAAGCGGGTGAAAGAACTGTTCACCAGCAAGGACCCCAAGGCCATAGCCCAGCACATGTTGAGCACGGACTGTGTGGTAAGTGCTCAGCCAGGTGGCCTTGTTCTACCTTCTGAGAGGCTGCAAGGGGGCGGCCCCGGCCCGCCTTGCTCCACCTTACCCTTTAAGTGCTTTGCTCATAGAAGAAGTCAGAAGATAACCTGGGTGGGGATTTATTTAAAGGGTGGGAAGCACAGGCCTGGGACAACCTTTGCCCAGGCAGGAAGCTTGTAAAAATCACCTTGGGCAGAGGGTGGTGGCGGGCTACTGCCCGGGCCATGCCTCCCCCTCCAGCTGCAGCATCCTCCCTGGCCTCGGCTCCCTCCGAAGTGGGAAAGTCAAGTCCAACGAGAGTGGACGGTAGTGAAAATGTACTTTCTGGAGTGGCAGCAActaggttatttttcttttagtgtaTGGGACACGTGATATGCACATATACCCACGTATATTTATCGTTACTAAAATGGGTTTAAGAATAAACATCTTTGAATTtacccttgattttttttttacaagtactAATTGgtcaatttagaaaaattataaaacattaagagaaaagacaaaaattatccCAAGTCTGGTTTCTTGGTGATCATCATGGTTAACATTGGCTCTGCAAACAGATACATGTGAGTTATTTCATGCATATGTGTTTGTTTACCACAGGCCTAAACAGACGattctattttattgtattttttactaAGCATACTATTTTAAACCCCAAGTCTTTGATCGAGCAACACATCATGACTATCCTTTCAtgtgactaaataaatatatatgtttacatcATCATCACTTTGGATAGGAAGCATTTCTTTTGGATATGGGCAGCTTTTGTTCATAAGTGACCTCATGGCAAAGATATCCATCAGAGAGAGCTTTCTAGAAAGCAGGTGTCTCAGGCTGGGAGGGGCTCAACCTCCCCCTCAGTTATAGAGACAGAGCCATGCCTTGGAGCGTCAGTGAAGGCCTTAGTGAGATTTATTCATATGTAGCTTAGTAAAGTCATTTACCTTCAAAGTTCAGGGCCTCAGTTCAAACTCAGTTCAAGAACTGagtttcttaaagaaatttcCAGGGTTGTGAATCACCGCAGGAAATGCACCCTCTGAGAACTCCCCTAGCGAGTCCCCAGTGGATGGAGGGAGCTCCATCAGGGGGACAGAGGGCCTCCCCCAATAGCCGTGAGGAAAGTAGAGCAGGTGCTAGCTGTTCTGAGTTCAGCCAGCCCAGGACCCAGAAGCAGGTCTGAGAGGTCACTCAGTACCTGGTTGCCAGGCCtgggaggtggggcgggggtggtggtggtggtggtggtggtggtggtggtggtggtggtggtggtggtgtgtgtgtgcatgcgtgtcaGTGCTGAAGACCACAGGTTTGTTTCTGTGGTTGTCTGGGTGTCCTTGGGCAGTGCTCACAGATCATATTAAATCCTTACCTCCCTTTAAAGAGAGCTAAACCTGTTTGGGCAGTAAGAGGATTTAAGATTCCTGTTCTAGTTTCTCCACTGGGCGCTGGTATGCCAACAGGCCAGGAGTCTGGTGTGAACCTGTCTGAGTTCTCTCCAGAGGAAGCTCCTGTAGAAATGTGGATCTGGGTTTACAGAGCAGCCTAATTCCCAGGAGTAAATGAATCCTTCTTCCCTGTGACCTCAGACTGTGCTTGGAGATCTAGGAGGGTCTAGG from Vulpes vulpes isolate BD-2025 chromosome 3, VulVul3, whole genome shotgun sequence encodes:
- the BCAR3 gene encoding breast cancer anti-estrogen resistance protein 3 isoform X2, coding for MAAGKFVNLPRNMPVNHQFPLASSMDLLSSKSPPAEHHTDAYQDVSIHGTLPRKKKGPPPIRSCDNFSHMGTLPHSKSPRQSSPLTSAIIQEHPLQDWKGETFTFRDQHLLDPTLEYVKFSKDRHVMDRTPERLKKELEEELLLSGEDLRSHAWYHGRIPRQVSENLVQRDGDFLVRDSLSSPGNFVLTCQWKNLAQHFKIHRTVLRLSEAYSRVQYQFETESFDSIPGLVRCYVGNRRPISQQSGAIIFQPINRTVPLRCLEERYGASPGRRPDVGKRLSLTMGGVQAREQSSPKGNLLRNKEKSGSQPACLDHMQDRRALSLKAHQSESYLPLGCKLSSRSPSVDTSPRPNSPVFRTGSEPTLSPALVRRVSSDARAGEALRGSDSQLCPKPPPKPCKAPLLQPPPSPSTWLNSEANYCELNPAFAIGGDRGARPPLCAHDSYVELLTAKQNGVPGPRHSGTNYLILDDDGAGPGEAPAMQMDQGQQEDEGEFVLPRLETASSFRPNDFESKLLPAENKPLEMAMLKRVKELFTSKDPKAIAQHMLSTDCVVARILAVSEETRRNMGVSSGLELLTLPYGHQLRLDIIERHNTMAIGIAVDILGCTSTLEDRAATLNRIIQVAVELKDSMGDLYSFSAIMKALEMPQITRLEKTWTALRHQYTQTAILYEKQLKPFSKMLHEGRESMCVPPNKISVPLLLPLVTLMERQAVTFEGTDMWEKNDESCEIMLNHLATARLMAETAESYRMNAERILEGFQPDEEMSEIFKTEFQMRLLWGSKGAQVNQTERYEKFNQILTALSRKLEPPPVKQAEL
- the BCAR3 gene encoding breast cancer anti-estrogen resistance protein 3 isoform X3, with product MSGRGPGSSACSREPGRAAPRGELRIMAAGKFVNLPRNMPVNHQFPLASSMDLLSSKSPPAEHHTDAYQDVSIHGTLPRKKKGPPPIRSCDNFSHMGTLPHSKSPRQSSPLTSAIIQEHPLQDWKGETFTFRDQHLLDPTLEYVKFSKDRHVMDRTPERLKKELEEELLLSGEDLRSHAWYHGRIPRQVSENLVQRDGDFLVRDSLSSPGNFVLTCQWKNLAQHFKIHRTVLRLSEAYSRVQYQFETESFDSIPGLVRCYVGNRRPISQQSGAIIFQPINRTVPLRCLEERYGASPGRRPDVGKRLSLTMGGVQAREQSSPKGNLLRNKEKSGSQPACLDHMQDRRALSLKAHQSESYLPLGCKLSSRSPSVDTSPRPNSPVFRTGSEPTLSPALVRRVSSDARAGEALRGSDSQLCPKPPPKPCKAPLLQPPPSPSTWLNSEANYCELNPAFAIGGDRGARPPLCAHDSYVELLTAKQNGVPGPRHSGTNYLILDDDGAGPGEAPAMQMDQGQQEDEGEFVLPRLETASSFRPNDFESKLLPAENKPLEMAMLKRVKELFTSKDPKAIAQHMLSTDCVVARILAVSEETRRNMGVSSGLELLTLPYGHQLRLDIIERHNTMAIGIAVDILGCTSTLEDRAATLNRIIQVAVELKDSMGDLYSFSAIMKALEMPQITRLEKTWTALRHQYTQTAILYEKQLKPFSKMLHEGRAPLWRYWHYGIWQRDTL
- the BCAR3 gene encoding breast cancer anti-estrogen resistance protein 3 isoform X1 is translated as MSGRGPGSSACSREPGRAAPRGELRIMAAGKFVNLPRNMPVNHQFPLASSMDLLSSKSPPAEHHTDAYQDVSIHGTLPRKKKGPPPIRSCDNFSHMGTLPHSKSPRQSSPLTSAIIQEHPLQDWKGETFTFRDQHLLDPTLEYVKFSKDRHVMDRTPERLKKELEEELLLSGEDLRSHAWYHGRIPRQVSENLVQRDGDFLVRDSLSSPGNFVLTCQWKNLAQHFKIHRTVLRLSEAYSRVQYQFETESFDSIPGLVRCYVGNRRPISQQSGAIIFQPINRTVPLRCLEERYGASPGRRPDVGKRLSLTMGGVQAREQSSPKGNLLRNKEKSGSQPACLDHMQDRRALSLKAHQSESYLPLGCKLSSRSPSVDTSPRPNSPVFRTGSEPTLSPALVRRVSSDARAGEALRGSDSQLCPKPPPKPCKAPLLQPPPSPSTWLNSEANYCELNPAFAIGGDRGARPPLCAHDSYVELLTAKQNGVPGPRHSGTNYLILDDDGAGPGEAPAMQMDQGQQEDEGEFVLPRLETASSFRPNDFESKLLPAENKPLEMAMLKRVKELFTSKDPKAIAQHMLSTDCVVARILAVSEETRRNMGVSSGLELLTLPYGHQLRLDIIERHNTMAIGIAVDILGCTSTLEDRAATLNRIIQVAVELKDSMGDLYSFSAIMKALEMPQITRLEKTWTALRHQYTQTAILYEKQLKPFSKMLHEGRESMCVPPNKISVPLLLPLVTLMERQAVTFEGTDMWEKNDESCEIMLNHLATARLMAETAESYRMNAERILEGFQPDEEMSEIFKTEFQMRLLWGSKGAQVNQTERYEKFNQILTALSRKLEPPPVKQAEL
- the BCAR3 gene encoding breast cancer anti-estrogen resistance protein 3 isoform X4, which encodes MPKECSALHALSAALCCFYPCKPFLGAKFSKDRHVMDRTPERLKKELEEELLLSGEDLRSHAWYHGRIPRQVSENLVQRDGDFLVRDSLSSPGNFVLTCQWKNLAQHFKIHRTVLRLSEAYSRVQYQFETESFDSIPGLVRCYVGNRRPISQQSGAIIFQPINRTVPLRCLEERYGASPGRRPDVGKRLSLTMGGVQAREQSSPKGNLLRNKEKSGSQPACLDHMQDRRALSLKAHQSESYLPLGCKLSSRSPSVDTSPRPNSPVFRTGSEPTLSPALVRRVSSDARAGEALRGSDSQLCPKPPPKPCKAPLLQPPPSPSTWLNSEANYCELNPAFAIGGDRGARPPLCAHDSYVELLTAKQNGVPGPRHSGTNYLILDDDGAGPGEAPAMQMDQGQQEDEGEFVLPRLETASSFRPNDFESKLLPAENKPLEMAMLKRVKELFTSKDPKAIAQHMLSTDCVVARILAVSEETRRNMGVSSGLELLTLPYGHQLRLDIIERHNTMAIGIAVDILGCTSTLEDRAATLNRIIQVAVELKDSMGDLYSFSAIMKALEMPQITRLEKTWTALRHQYTQTAILYEKQLKPFSKMLHEGRESMCVPPNKISVPLLLPLVTLMERQAVTFEGTDMWEKNDESCEIMLNHLATARLMAETAESYRMNAERILEGFQPDEEMSEIFKTEFQMRLLWGSKGAQVNQTERYEKFNQILTALSRKLEPPPVKQAEL